A portion of the Ignatzschineria indica genome contains these proteins:
- the metH gene encoding methionine synthase — MAIEEQLQSIAQKRILILDGAMGTMIQKRQLEEADFRGERFADWPQDLKGNNDLLVLTQPDIILAIHEAYLAAGADLIETNTFNATQMSMADYGMEPYVYEINYEAAQLAKRACQRYSTAEKPRFVVGVLGPTSKTASISPDVNDPGFRNTSFDQLVEGYLEAISGLVAGGADILMVETIFDTLNAKAALFAIETFFEERGIRLPVMISGTITDASGRTLSGQTTEAFYNSLRHVRPFSIGLNCALGPDLLRNYVAELSHISEFYLSAHANAGLPNAFGEYDLGADEMALEMAEWAESGFLNIVGGCCGTTPEHIAKIAEKVASIAPRIPEEKVKSLRLSGLEACNLTIGESLFANVGERTNITGSLRFKRLIKEKNYAEALEVARDQVENGAQIIDINMDEGMLDSKAEMVTFLNLIASEPDISKVPIMIDSSKWEILEAGLKCIQGKGIVNSISMKEGVAQFIAQAKLAKKYGAAIVVMAFDEAGQADNLERRIEICSKAYDILVNEVNFPAEDIIFDPNVFAIATGISEHNRYGLDFLEATEWIRKNLPYVHISGGISNVSFSFRGNNLVREAIHAVFLYHAIARGLSMGIVNAGQLAIYEDIPEELREGIEDVLFDRDPEASERLLELAQKYQGEGATRKEENLEWRALPVAERLTYALVNGVDSYIEEDTELARQSFSRPIEVIEGPLMTGMNVVGDLFGEGKMFLPQVVKSARVMKRAVAYLIPFIEEEKRKFGDMSQSNGKILMATVKGDVHDIGKNIVGVVLQCNNFEVIDMGVMVPTPAIIEKALEEQVDVIGLSGLITPSLEEMVGFAKEMERRGLDIPIMIGGATTSLAHTAVRIAPQYRHTVVHVRDASRSVGVAQSLISPELRDEFKKNLKEDYEKRRTAYLERQRDIKLIPFQEAVNNRLKLRFDHIVKPEKMGIHEFEVPLEDLVETIDWTPFFASWQLRGKFPKLLEDEIIGEEATKVYQDAEKMLAKILEEKWLTAKAVVGLFPAKNAGESTVLFTDDTRTEELARLHHLRQQTERPNEMPNRSLADFIGEEDYIGAFACTAGIGIEPYIEAFEADHDDYSAIMLKALADRLAESLAEYLHKRVRKEYWGYAKDEMLDNEALIREEYRGIRPAPGYPACPEHTEKATLWRLLNPDQRIGLAITDSFAMYPQAAVSGWYFAHPEAHYFGVGKIGRDQVEDYAARKGWDLKEAEKWLAPNLGYEPEE, encoded by the coding sequence ATGGCTATCGAAGAGCAACTTCAGAGTATCGCCCAGAAACGCATCTTAATTTTAGATGGAGCAATGGGGACGATGATCCAGAAGCGACAATTGGAGGAGGCTGATTTTCGCGGTGAACGTTTCGCCGATTGGCCCCAAGATCTTAAGGGGAATAATGATCTTTTAGTCTTAACGCAACCTGATATTATTTTGGCGATTCATGAGGCCTATCTTGCGGCGGGCGCTGATCTTATTGAGACCAATACCTTCAATGCTACTCAAATGTCGATGGCCGATTATGGGATGGAGCCTTATGTTTATGAGATCAATTATGAGGCAGCGCAATTAGCTAAGCGTGCGTGTCAGCGCTATAGCACGGCAGAAAAGCCCCGATTTGTGGTAGGGGTTTTAGGTCCTACTAGTAAGACGGCCTCGATCTCCCCTGATGTGAATGACCCTGGCTTTAGAAATACCTCTTTTGATCAATTAGTTGAAGGGTATTTGGAAGCTATTTCTGGCTTGGTAGCCGGCGGTGCCGATATCTTAATGGTCGAGACTATCTTCGATACGCTCAATGCTAAAGCAGCGCTTTTTGCGATCGAGACCTTTTTTGAAGAGAGAGGGATTCGATTGCCGGTGATGATCTCCGGTACTATTACAGATGCTTCAGGGCGGACGCTTTCAGGGCAGACGACCGAAGCTTTCTACAACTCGTTACGCCATGTTCGCCCCTTTTCGATCGGTCTTAATTGTGCGTTAGGACCTGATCTTCTGCGAAACTATGTTGCAGAACTCTCCCATATTTCCGAATTTTATCTCTCTGCTCATGCTAATGCCGGCCTTCCCAATGCGTTTGGTGAGTATGATCTTGGCGCTGATGAGATGGCGTTAGAGATGGCCGAATGGGCAGAATCAGGTTTTCTTAATATCGTCGGGGGATGTTGTGGAACAACGCCGGAACATATTGCGAAAATTGCTGAGAAGGTCGCATCGATCGCTCCTCGTATTCCGGAAGAGAAGGTAAAATCATTGCGCCTTTCAGGCTTAGAGGCGTGTAACTTAACGATTGGTGAATCGCTCTTTGCCAATGTGGGCGAGCGAACCAATATTACCGGCTCTCTCCGTTTTAAGCGCCTGATTAAAGAGAAGAATTATGCCGAAGCCTTGGAAGTCGCGCGTGATCAAGTGGAAAATGGCGCGCAGATTATCGATATCAATATGGATGAGGGGATGCTCGATTCGAAAGCGGAGATGGTCACCTTCCTCAATCTTATTGCTTCAGAGCCCGATATCTCTAAAGTGCCCATTATGATCGACTCCTCAAAGTGGGAGATCTTAGAAGCGGGGCTTAAGTGCATTCAAGGGAAAGGGATTGTTAACTCAATCTCGATGAAAGAGGGGGTCGCGCAATTTATTGCGCAGGCAAAACTGGCGAAAAAATATGGCGCTGCCATTGTGGTGATGGCATTTGATGAGGCAGGGCAGGCGGATAATTTAGAACGCCGGATTGAGATCTGCTCAAAAGCGTATGATATTTTGGTCAATGAGGTCAACTTTCCGGCGGAGGATATTATCTTCGACCCCAATGTCTTTGCGATTGCAACGGGCATTTCAGAACATAATCGTTATGGGTTAGATTTTTTGGAAGCGACGGAATGGATTCGGAAAAATCTCCCCTATGTCCATATCTCAGGGGGGATCTCTAATGTCTCCTTCTCTTTTAGAGGGAACAATCTAGTACGTGAGGCGATTCATGCGGTCTTTCTTTATCATGCAATCGCGCGGGGATTATCGATGGGGATTGTCAATGCCGGTCAGCTTGCGATCTATGAGGATATCCCCGAAGAGTTACGAGAAGGGATTGAAGATGTGCTATTTGATCGAGATCCTGAAGCGAGCGAACGCCTTTTAGAGCTAGCACAGAAATATCAAGGGGAGGGAGCAACTCGTAAAGAGGAGAATCTCGAATGGCGAGCGCTTCCTGTTGCTGAGCGATTAACCTATGCCTTAGTCAATGGCGTTGATAGCTATATTGAAGAGGATACTGAACTTGCACGACAAAGTTTTTCACGGCCGATTGAGGTGATTGAAGGTCCCTTGATGACCGGTATGAATGTGGTGGGAGATCTTTTTGGTGAAGGAAAGATGTTCCTGCCCCAAGTGGTCAAATCAGCGCGAGTGATGAAGCGTGCGGTAGCTTACTTGATCCCCTTTATTGAGGAGGAGAAGAGAAAGTTTGGCGATATGAGTCAGTCAAATGGCAAGATTTTGATGGCGACAGTAAAGGGTGATGTTCACGATATTGGGAAGAATATTGTCGGTGTTGTATTGCAATGTAATAACTTTGAGGTGATCGATATGGGGGTGATGGTCCCCACGCCGGCAATTATTGAGAAGGCGCTCGAAGAGCAGGTGGATGTGATCGGTCTTTCCGGTTTAATCACGCCATCGCTTGAGGAGATGGTCGGCTTTGCTAAAGAGATGGAGCGCCGAGGTCTCGATATTCCTATTATGATTGGTGGAGCGACAACCTCGCTTGCGCATACAGCGGTTCGTATCGCCCCACAATATCGTCATACCGTTGTTCATGTGCGTGATGCTTCCCGCTCTGTTGGGGTGGCGCAATCTTTGATTAGTCCAGAGCTTCGTGATGAGTTTAAAAAGAACTTGAAGGAAGACTACGAAAAGCGCCGTACAGCGTACCTCGAAAGACAACGCGATATTAAGCTAATCCCCTTTCAAGAGGCGGTCAATAACCGTTTAAAATTAAGATTTGATCATATTGTAAAACCGGAGAAGATGGGGATTCATGAGTTTGAAGTGCCGCTCGAGGATCTTGTAGAGACGATCGATTGGACCCCCTTTTTCGCTTCCTGGCAATTGCGTGGGAAGTTCCCAAAATTATTAGAAGATGAAATTATTGGGGAAGAAGCGACAAAAGTCTATCAAGACGCAGAGAAGATGTTGGCAAAAATTCTCGAGGAGAAGTGGCTAACAGCGAAAGCTGTTGTCGGACTATTTCCTGCAAAAAATGCAGGTGAAAGTACAGTTTTATTTACAGATGATACTCGTACAGAAGAACTTGCACGTTTGCATCATCTGCGTCAACAGACAGAGCGACCCAATGAGATGCCGAATCGCTCTCTTGCTGATTTTATCGGTGAAGAGGATTATATCGGCGCATTTGCCTGTACGGCAGGTATCGGCATTGAACCCTATATTGAGGCATTTGAAGCTGATCATGATGATTACAGTGCGATTATGCTCAAAGCGCTTGCCGATCGTCTTGCCGAAAGCTTAGCGGAGTATCTCCATAAACGGGTGCGTAAAGAGTATTGGGGATATGCGAAAGATGAAATGCTTGATAATGAAGCCTTGATTCGAGAAGAGTATCGCGGCATTCGCCCGGCGCCGGGATATCCAGCCTGTCCAGAACATACGGAGAAAGCAACACTCTGGCGTCTTCTCAATCCTGATCAGCGTATCGGTCTCGCAATTACTGATAGTTTTGCTATGTATCCACAAGCAGCTGTTTCCGGGTGGTACTTTGCTCATCCCGAAGCCCACTACTTTGGGGTGGGCAAAATTGGTCGTGATCAGGTGGAAGATTATGCTGCGCGTAAAGGTTGGGATCTGAAAGAAGCAGAAAAATGGCTCGCACCCAATTTGGGATATGAGCCAGAGGAGTAG
- a CDS encoding isopenicillin N synthase family dioxygenase, producing MSSENPQLPILDYHQFLAGGDEREAFLESLRYAAHEIGFFYLKNHNIPQSLIEKAQRLAKEFFALPLEEKLAIHMSNSPHFRGYTNIHDEITREKPDSREQFDFMPEYEAIPLDQIPHDQPWLRLQGPNQWPDSLPELRPTFIELQERQTELAKSMLTAFALALGQDEEIFAPTYAHKPSVLSKAIHYPGVDGEQGVGPHKDSGYITFVQQEDQAGLEVLKDDEWVLAEPIEGTFVVNIGELLEIASQGYLKATLHRVLPSPIGQDRYSIAYFLTSQLDATVPLLTLPKALQGKSFSITQDPKNPLFTQIGKNFLKGRLRSHPDVAARFYTDISIDE from the coding sequence ATGTCATCAGAGAATCCTCAACTTCCCATCCTCGATTATCATCAATTTCTTGCAGGAGGCGATGAGCGAGAAGCTTTCCTAGAATCGCTCCGCTATGCCGCACATGAGATCGGCTTCTTCTACCTTAAAAATCATAATATCCCCCAATCATTGATCGAAAAGGCGCAAAGATTAGCGAAAGAATTTTTTGCGCTACCGTTAGAGGAGAAGTTAGCAATCCATATGTCGAACTCACCTCACTTTCGCGGCTACACCAATATTCATGATGAGATTACACGAGAGAAGCCCGATAGCCGTGAACAGTTCGATTTTATGCCGGAGTATGAAGCGATTCCGCTCGACCAGATCCCTCATGATCAACCTTGGCTTCGCCTTCAAGGCCCTAATCAGTGGCCCGACTCGCTTCCGGAGTTGCGCCCCACCTTTATTGAACTTCAAGAGCGTCAGACAGAATTAGCAAAGTCGATGTTAACCGCTTTTGCTTTAGCGCTCGGGCAGGATGAGGAGATCTTCGCGCCCACCTACGCGCATAAACCCTCTGTTCTCTCCAAAGCGATCCACTATCCCGGCGTCGATGGCGAGCAAGGGGTCGGACCTCATAAAGATTCTGGCTATATCACCTTTGTGCAGCAGGAGGATCAAGCGGGATTAGAGGTCTTAAAAGATGATGAGTGGGTCTTAGCAGAACCGATCGAGGGAACCTTTGTTGTCAATATTGGTGAGCTACTTGAGATCGCCTCACAAGGATATCTCAAAGCGACGCTTCATCGAGTACTTCCCTCCCCTATTGGGCAAGATCGCTACTCTATCGCCTACTTTTTAACCTCACAGCTCGATGCCACCGTGCCACTTTTAACATTACCGAAAGCGCTACAGGGAAAAAGTTTTTCAATCACCCAAGATCCTAAGAATCCACTCTTTACACAGATTGGCAAAAACTTCTTAAAAGGACGTTTACGCTCCCATCCTGATGTTGCCGCGCGCTTCTATACCGATATCTCAATTGATGAATAG
- the metF gene encoding methylenetetrahydrofolate reductase, with product MSAQYVELLNQSLSELQNDVNVSFEFFPPNSEQMVTTLWNSIERLKVLKPQFVSVTYGANASTRDRTHRVIEDIVYKTDLTAVPHLTCVDTSEEELHQIADNYWNLGIRHILALRGDLPKGTENPGIYADHLVKLLKKRHDFDISVAAYPEIHPEAKNAQADLLHLKRKIDAGANLAITQFFFDIDAFLRFRDRCVAVGIEAEIVPGILPVSNYDSLVKFAGPLNVKIPSWLHKRYEGLENDPTTRNLVGASIAIDMVRVLRKEGIQDFHFYTLNRSELTYAICHTLGLRPEPALTIKEA from the coding sequence ATGAGTGCGCAATATGTTGAGCTATTAAACCAGAGCCTTTCTGAACTACAAAATGATGTTAATGTCTCTTTTGAGTTCTTTCCCCCCAATAGCGAACAGATGGTAACCACTCTCTGGAACTCCATCGAACGCCTTAAAGTATTAAAGCCTCAATTTGTCTCCGTCACTTACGGAGCAAATGCTTCAACACGGGATCGAACACACCGCGTGATTGAAGATATTGTTTATAAAACAGATCTTACCGCTGTGCCTCATCTCACCTGTGTGGATACCTCCGAAGAGGAGCTTCACCAGATTGCCGATAACTATTGGAATCTTGGCATTCGCCATATATTAGCGCTTCGAGGAGATCTCCCTAAAGGTACCGAAAATCCTGGGATCTATGCCGATCATTTGGTGAAGCTTCTAAAAAAACGACATGATTTTGATATCTCTGTCGCTGCCTATCCTGAGATTCATCCCGAAGCTAAAAATGCCCAGGCAGATCTGCTTCATCTCAAACGAAAGATCGATGCCGGCGCCAATTTAGCTATTACCCAATTCTTCTTCGATATCGATGCCTTTCTTCGATTTCGTGATCGTTGCGTTGCTGTGGGAATTGAAGCGGAGATTGTTCCCGGTATTCTTCCTGTCTCCAATTACGATTCTCTTGTGAAATTTGCCGGCCCACTCAATGTCAAAATCCCCTCTTGGCTCCATAAACGCTATGAAGGCTTAGAGAATGATCCCACCACTCGAAACCTTGTGGGGGCGAGTATCGCCATCGATATGGTGAGAGTTCTCCGAAAAGAGGGGATTCAAGACTTCCACTTCTATACGCTCAACCGCTCCGAGCTAACCTATGCAATCTGCCATACATTAGGTCTACGCCCCGAGCCGGCACTTACCATAAAAGAGGCCTGA
- a CDS encoding MetQ/NlpA family ABC transporter substrate-binding protein yields MKINTPFLTPTLSLSDKKPSFWKSLKRGMKLLLLATPLLLTACSDDGSTAQASENRIKIGTSPGDFADIVREYLAPELQKSGYQVELTEITDIVIPNVSVEEGALHLNLFQHRPYMEEFNRVRDGHLAPLVQVPTAPYGLYAGKKRSLDEIEKGATVGIPSNVTNFSRGLWILENLGWIELRDDIADPFRIEKRDITKNPYQLEIKEIEAAQMTRARDDLDYAIINGNFALDAGIHFTEALTIEPSKYFVNWIVVHEKNLNAPWATEIVEIINSDGFKAYSQERFPGYNLPLVWEEESDQ; encoded by the coding sequence ATGAAAATCAACACCCCATTCCTCACCCCCACTTTATCATTAAGCGATAAAAAACCTTCCTTTTGGAAATCTCTTAAACGAGGCATGAAACTGCTTCTATTAGCAACGCCACTACTCTTAACGGCATGTTCAGATGATGGCTCAACCGCACAAGCGAGCGAAAATAGAATTAAAATTGGCACCTCTCCCGGGGATTTTGCCGATATTGTGCGGGAGTATCTTGCGCCAGAACTACAAAAATCGGGGTATCAAGTAGAGCTAACAGAGATCACCGATATTGTGATCCCCAATGTGAGTGTTGAAGAGGGTGCACTCCATCTCAATCTCTTTCAACACCGCCCCTATATGGAGGAGTTTAATCGTGTTCGAGATGGCCACCTTGCACCGCTGGTTCAAGTTCCTACCGCACCTTACGGACTCTATGCCGGCAAGAAGAGATCGCTCGATGAGATCGAAAAAGGAGCAACAGTCGGGATTCCCTCCAATGTCACCAACTTTTCCCGCGGTCTTTGGATTTTAGAGAACTTAGGTTGGATAGAGCTGCGCGATGATATTGCCGACCCTTTCCGTATTGAGAAGCGTGATATCACGAAAAACCCCTATCAATTGGAGATTAAAGAGATTGAAGCAGCCCAGATGACTCGAGCGCGTGATGATCTCGATTATGCTATCATCAATGGAAATTTTGCTCTCGATGCCGGCATCCATTTTACAGAAGCGCTCACCATTGAGCCGAGTAAATATTTTGTCAATTGGATCGTAGTACATGAGAAGAATCTCAACGCTCCTTGGGCAACAGAGATTGTGGAGATTATCAATTCCGACGGCTTTAAAGCTTATAGCCAAGAACGATTCCCTGGTTATAATCTTCCCTTAGTATGGGAAGAAGAGAGTGATCAATAG
- the trhA gene encoding PAQR family membrane homeostasis protein TrhA, whose protein sequence is MPQGEKFNIYSHLIGTLLALGGMSFIIVYASLYNDAWKIVSVSVYGAALVLLYLTSTIYHLLQPGPRKDLFQVLDHCAIYLLIAASYTPYTLVTLGGGWGWSLFGVSWGLAAIGIIQEILIGRRTQIFSLTIYLVMGWLIVIAAKPLSLALSSEGLFWLIAGGVVYTLGVIFFLLDEKVKHAHGIWHLFVIGGSACQYFSILFYVE, encoded by the coding sequence ATGCCTCAAGGTGAAAAATTTAATATCTATAGTCATTTAATCGGGACCTTACTCGCATTAGGGGGGATGTCATTTATTATTGTCTATGCCAGCCTCTATAATGATGCGTGGAAGATTGTAAGTGTCTCGGTTTATGGCGCGGCACTTGTTTTACTCTATCTTACCTCAACGATTTACCATCTTCTTCAGCCCGGACCAAGGAAAGATCTCTTTCAGGTATTAGATCATTGTGCGATCTATCTCTTAATTGCAGCGAGTTATACCCCTTATACTTTGGTGACTTTAGGTGGCGGTTGGGGGTGGTCATTATTTGGTGTCTCATGGGGATTAGCGGCGATCGGAATTATTCAGGAGATCTTAATTGGTCGTCGAACACAGATCTTCTCATTAACGATCTATCTTGTGATGGGATGGTTGATTGTGATTGCGGCAAAACCACTCTCTTTAGCGCTCTCATCTGAAGGGCTCTTCTGGTTAATTGCCGGTGGGGTAGTCTATACGCTCGGCGTGATCTTTTTTCTTCTGGATGAAAAGGTTAAACATGCGCATGGCATTTGGCATCTTTTTGTCATTGGTGGCAGTGCCTGCCAATACTTTAGTATTCTTTTCTATGTTGAGTAG
- a CDS encoding alpha-hydroxy acid oxidase, translating to MATITNVEDLRLLAKRRVPKMFYDYVDSGSWTESTYRANESDFQKIKLVQKVARNMENRHLEREVLGIPMSMPLAIAPTGLVGMVHPDGEILAARAASRFGIRYTLSTMSIASLEDIKNEVGEPFWFQLYVMRDRDFMQRLIDRAKRAGCDALVITLDLQMIGQRHKDLKNGLSVPPKPTLRNWLNLLTKQRWCWNMLKTKRRQFGNIVGHVDGIDDPSSLASWTNQQFDPTLNWDDIAWIKEMWGGKIILKGILDAEDAKMAHQVGADAIVVSNHGGRQLDGALSSIAVLPSIVEALSGTSTEIILDSGIRSGQDLLKAVALGANAGMIGRAYLYGLGAMGEAGVTKALELIRNEFETSMAFCGETDVAHVGRHILVPSTIPDPFR from the coding sequence ATGGCAACGATTACCAATGTCGAAGACCTTCGTCTGCTTGCAAAGCGACGTGTCCCTAAAATGTTTTATGATTATGTTGATTCAGGATCTTGGACAGAATCCACCTATCGCGCAAATGAATCTGATTTTCAGAAGATTAAGCTAGTGCAGAAAGTGGCACGGAATATGGAGAATAGACATTTAGAGCGTGAAGTTCTCGGGATTCCAATGTCGATGCCGCTCGCTATTGCTCCTACCGGACTTGTGGGCATGGTCCATCCTGATGGGGAGATCCTAGCGGCACGAGCCGCTTCGCGATTTGGGATTCGTTATACCTTATCTACAATGAGTATTGCCTCCTTAGAAGATATTAAAAATGAGGTGGGTGAGCCTTTCTGGTTTCAGCTCTATGTGATGCGTGATCGTGATTTTATGCAGCGCCTTATCGATCGCGCGAAAAGAGCAGGGTGTGATGCTTTAGTGATTACTCTTGATCTGCAGATGATCGGTCAGCGTCATAAAGATCTTAAAAATGGTCTTTCGGTGCCACCAAAGCCGACACTTCGAAACTGGTTAAACCTCCTAACTAAACAGCGTTGGTGTTGGAATATGTTGAAGACAAAACGGCGTCAATTTGGCAATATTGTTGGGCATGTGGATGGGATTGATGATCCAAGCTCTCTTGCTTCTTGGACTAATCAGCAATTTGATCCAACCCTCAATTGGGATGATATCGCCTGGATCAAAGAGATGTGGGGCGGCAAAATTATCCTAAAAGGGATCTTAGATGCTGAAGATGCCAAGATGGCACATCAAGTGGGTGCCGATGCCATTGTGGTGAGTAATCATGGCGGGCGCCAGTTAGATGGTGCACTCTCTTCCATTGCGGTTCTCCCTTCTATTGTTGAAGCGCTTAGCGGTACTTCTACCGAGATTATTCTCGATAGTGGTATTCGTTCCGGACAAGATCTCCTTAAAGCTGTTGCATTAGGCGCGAATGCCGGAATGATTGGTCGCGCTTATCTCTATGGTTTAGGCGCTATGGGGGAAGCCGGGGTCACAAAGGCATTGGAACTGATCCGCAATGAGTTTGAGACCAGTATGGCTTTTTGTGGCGAGACCGATGTTGCGCATGTGGGGCGCCATATCCTTGTTCCCTCCACAATTCCTGATCCATTTCGTTAA
- the proP gene encoding glycine betaine/L-proline transporter ProP: MTNTKKHQPMELSDITIVKNDQFTKAITAAALGNAIEWFDFGVYGFLAYVLGKVFFPDASPGVQLVASLATFSVPFLVRPIGGVFFGVLGDKFGRKKILAVTIIIMSVSTFAIGLIPSYATIGIWAPILLLIAKLAQGFSVGGEYTGAAIFVAEYAPDSRRGFLSSWLDFGSISGFVLGAGVVVLITTLLGDARFEEWGWRIPFFIAGPLGILGMYLRHALDETPTYLKHSESIEAKPVAKESLITVLRNNTKSILLSVGIVILTNVTYYMLLTYMPSYLSFSLGYSADHGVLIIIAIMIGILFVQPLVGLLSDRFGRKVFIKIGSVGMLIGAIPAFYLINTGNVGLIFLGLVFLALMLSCFTGVMASILPAIFPTKVRYSAMATAFNISVLVAGFTPTLTAWLIELTNNLYVPAFYLMATAFIGIILTFNMKETANRPLRGETPIASDRSEAREILQAHYDRIESRIESIDEEIARLQKRRERLIDQHPEIDG, encoded by the coding sequence ATGACAAACACGAAAAAACACCAACCGATGGAGTTGAGTGATATTACGATCGTGAAGAACGATCAATTTACCAAGGCGATTACCGCCGCGGCATTGGGGAATGCCATTGAGTGGTTTGATTTTGGGGTCTATGGCTTTTTGGCCTATGTCTTAGGGAAAGTCTTCTTTCCCGATGCCTCCCCCGGCGTACAGTTAGTTGCATCATTGGCCACCTTCTCGGTTCCCTTTTTAGTCAGACCTATTGGCGGCGTCTTCTTCGGCGTTCTAGGGGATAAGTTTGGGCGGAAGAAGATTCTCGCTGTGACAATTATTATCATGTCAGTCAGTACCTTTGCGATCGGCTTGATCCCCTCTTATGCCACAATCGGTATCTGGGCCCCAATTTTGCTCTTAATTGCAAAGTTAGCGCAGGGCTTCTCTGTCGGCGGAGAGTATACGGGTGCCGCGATCTTTGTTGCGGAATATGCTCCTGATAGCCGCCGAGGATTTTTGAGTAGCTGGCTCGATTTTGGATCGATCTCCGGATTTGTCTTAGGTGCCGGTGTCGTTGTTTTGATCACTACCCTTTTAGGGGATGCTCGTTTTGAAGAGTGGGGCTGGAGAATTCCCTTCTTTATCGCCGGACCTTTAGGTATTTTGGGGATGTATCTGCGCCATGCGCTCGATGAGACACCAACATATTTAAAGCATAGCGAGAGTATTGAGGCAAAGCCGGTAGCGAAAGAGTCCCTTATAACGGTTCTTCGTAATAACACAAAGAGTATTCTTTTAAGTGTTGGTATCGTGATTTTAACTAACGTGACCTACTATATGTTACTCACCTATATGCCGAGTTATCTCTCATTTAGTTTGGGCTATAGTGCTGATCACGGGGTTCTGATTATTATTGCCATTATGATCGGTATTCTCTTTGTTCAACCCTTAGTGGGGCTATTGAGTGACCGTTTCGGCCGTAAAGTCTTTATTAAGATCGGTAGTGTCGGAATGTTAATCGGTGCAATTCCCGCTTTTTATCTCATTAATACCGGCAATGTGGGTTTGATCTTTTTAGGTTTAGTCTTCCTTGCATTGATGTTAAGTTGTTTTACCGGAGTGATGGCCTCTATTTTGCCGGCGATCTTCCCGACAAAAGTGCGTTATAGCGCTATGGCAACGGCGTTTAATATCTCCGTCTTAGTGGCAGGATTTACACCTACCTTAACGGCTTGGTTGATTGAATTGACCAATAATCTCTATGTGCCCGCATTTTATCTAATGGCGACAGCTTTTATTGGGATTATTTTGACCTTCAATATGAAAGAGACGGCGAATCGCCCATTACGTGGGGAGACCCCGATTGCCTCTGACCGTAGCGAAGCAAGAGAGATTTTGCAAGCTCATTATGATCGTATTGAAAGCCGTATAGAGAGTATTGATGAAGAGATTGCGCGTCTTCAGAAACGCCGGGAACGCTTGATCGATCAACATCCGGAGATTGATGGCTAG
- a CDS encoding DUF1190 domain-containing protein has protein sequence MRKRTTTVNLDRFRKKRSLRLKPLAVIVASALFLAACNDNSAQQEEVSMYRNVEECVRYNPDAKSLCETTFAQAQQEALDTAPRFATREDCIAEFGEAGCQVAPLNQEQNTAQSSGSFWMPLMAGFLFGKMMGGFNAHKPLYSPQAGPNKGQFFDSSGKNFGNVKPGTKFKVNPTDLRPGKAGQTLRRGGFGQMVSKQNMAPAKSASGSNTRRSVGG, from the coding sequence ATGCGTAAACGTACTACAACCGTTAATCTTGATCGATTCCGTAAGAAGCGATCACTTCGCCTCAAACCGCTTGCAGTCATTGTCGCCTCTGCCCTCTTCCTTGCCGCATGTAATGATAATAGCGCACAGCAGGAAGAGGTCTCCATGTATCGTAACGTTGAAGAGTGTGTGCGTTACAATCCCGATGCAAAATCGCTCTGTGAAACAACCTTTGCACAAGCACAACAAGAAGCGCTCGATACCGCACCTCGCTTTGCAACAAGAGAGGATTGTATTGCTGAATTTGGAGAAGCAGGTTGTCAAGTTGCACCACTCAATCAAGAACAGAATACGGCACAATCGAGCGGAAGCTTCTGGATGCCCCTTATGGCAGGCTTCCTCTTTGGTAAAATGATGGGTGGATTTAATGCCCATAAGCCGCTCTACTCGCCACAAGCAGGTCCGAATAAAGGGCAATTCTTCGACTCAAGCGGCAAAAACTTTGGCAATGTCAAACCAGGAACGAAGTTTAAAGTCAATCCAACAGATTTAAGACCTGGAAAAGCAGGACAGACGCTACGCCGTGGTGGTTTTGGCCAGATGGTCTCTAAACAGAATATGGCGCCGGCAAAATCAGCTTCGGGAAGCAATACTCGTCGCAGTGTAGGTGGCTAG